From the genome of Flavobacterium sediminis:
ACTTTGATCATCACCGGCTTCTTGCAGTGCACTTACTTGCTCTTCAGATAAATTTTGTTGTAAAGGTTGATTTTTTATATCATTTTCTGAATATAAAAATGTTCCTATCTTAAATTTTTCTCTTTCATGGGTTACTCCTCCATAAGTTACAATTCTTGTAAAATTCCGATCGGTGTATTGATATTCTACATTAATACGCATTTCAGAGGTAATAGGAAACAAAGAGGTAAAAATAACTTCTCCGGCATTGTAATCAATAACGTAATCATTATTTTCTCCACGTTCCAATAATATCCCGTTAACATAAACTCTTTCTGAACCTGAAATCACCAGAACATACAATTCGTCATTATTTCCTTTCAGTTTGTAAGGTCCTTGATTCCCTTCCTGCCCGGTAAAAGTACTTCTGGCATATTGACCACGAACAATTGCAGCTGCTGTATAAACTTCTGTTTTGCTATCGGATTTACCGAACGAGAACCTTGTCGATAAACCTTGTACTTTTTTATTGAAATTTAAAAACTGAGACTGTCTGTTCTCTAAGAACAAATCTCCCGCTCTGATACTCCAATTATCCGAAAAGAGTTCAATAAAAATCTGATCAAATTCATCTAACTTTTGCGAATATCCTCCATCTTGCAATGGAATATTACTATCCTGAATGGAAGCCCTCAGACTTACTTTATCTGAAATTTTTCCGGTAATCTGTAAATCTAAATTAGAATTAACAACAGTATTTTGATTGTTACCTATAGTAATCCCTCTCGAAATACTTCCGGAAGTATTCAAACCGTCAAATGGTTTAAACTTTGTTACGGACTCTCTTTTTAAACTGTAAAGATTTCCGGCTGCCGCATTGGGTACTATTTTACTATCATCATAAATGGCATATTCCTTTGTAATATAATCCGGAAACATTAAATACCGGACCTCTAAACTGTCCGGAAGCATGGTATTGGGATGAAAAATGATCTTCCCTTTGGGAAAATCAACATGGTAAAGCGTTGAGTCAATTTCATTACCGGCAAAATCTTTTACCTTAAAAAAAGCTCTGTTAATACTTACTTTTTCCAATGAGATCGTATCTTTTACAACAGCGATCTTTTTAGATTTGTAAGGCGTTTCGGTTTCCTGAGCATACAACTCCGAGAACCAAAGAAAAAACAATGCTATAAATCCGATTTTTACCATTAATACCTATAACTCTGAAAATTCAAAAGTAGTATTTATTAATGTAAATAACAGTACATTCCTTTTTTGAAAAGTAAAAGCCTCTGTCTGAAAAATTCACTCAGACAGAGGCAACATAAAAAAGGGTATATATGAAACTTATTCTTTTGTTACAATTTGAAGGGTTTCTCTTGAAATCTGTTTCAGAAGAACGGTTTTACCCGTTTCAACTGTTGCTGCTGATTTTTCATTAAAATGTCTGATCGTGTAAAGCGATACATTTTCGTTGAATGACACTTTGAATTTTTTGGCTAAATGATTCCTCAGCTCTTCAAAATTATTGAATTTGTCTTCTATACAAACTGAAAAACTAATCGCCGAGTTCTGAATAAGGTTTACTTTCATTTTGTACTGATGGAACAAAGCAAAGATCTCACTTATATTCTCTTCCATGATAAAAGAGAAATCGAGTGAAGACAATGAAAGCAGCAACTGGTTTTTCTTAACAATAAAACATGACGTTTGCGGTTCCAGATCGGCTCCTTTAGAAACGCTGGTACCCGGCAACAACGGATTGAGGAATGACTTTACATACAATGGAATTTCTTTTCGTTGTAAAGGCTGTAATGTTTTCGGGTGAATTACCGTTGCCCCGTAAAAAGCTAGCTCAATTGCTTCCCGATAAGAGATCTGGTTCAATAAAACAGCATTTTCAAAATAACGAGGGTCGGCATTCAACACTCCCGGCACATCTTTCCATATTGAAACACTTTCAGCATTCAAGCAGTACGCAAAAATAGCCGCTGTGTAATCTGACCCTTCTCTTCCAAGTGTTGTGGTAAAATTATTTGAATCTGAACCTAAAAATCCTTGCGTAATATATAGTTTATTTTTATCAACACCTTCCTGAATTAACTTTTGTGTTTCTTCCCAATCTACGTTAGCATCTCTATAAGTTACATCTGTTTTTATAAAATTGCGAACATCTAACCATATGTTTGTCAATCCTTTTTCATTAAAATAATAACTCACAATCGTTGTTGAAACAATTTCTCCGAAACTCACTACCTGATCGTAAACAAAATTATAATTAGGCGACTTATTACTTCTGATAAAATATTCCAGATCATTAAAAAGACTATTCACGGCAAAGAAAACATTGTGTTCTTCATCTTCAAATAAATCTATTAAAATCTGATTATGATACTTTCGAACTTCCTGAATGGATGCATTTAAGTCATTAGACTTTTCAAAATAATTTTTTATAACCACCTCTAGTGCATTTGTTGTTTTTCCCATTGCTGAGATCACTAAAAGTGTATTTTGGTGTCCCACTTTTTCTAGCACTGAAGCTACATTTTTAACACCTTCGGCATCTTTTACGGATGCTCCTCCAAACTTAAATATCCTCATATAACCTGATTCAATTACAATTCATAAAATTAATTTAGCTTCGCTACAAATCGTTTGATTCCTTCTTCATCCATTTGTACTACCCGCCAATCTGATAAAATTTCAGCTCCGGACTTCTCATAAAAATTAATTGCGTTTATATTCCAATCCAGCACATTCCATTCGATCCTTCTCACACCTTCTTTCTCTCCTTGTTCCATTATTTTTTGGTACAACGCACTACCGGCTCCCGTTCCTCTCATCTTTTCTTTAACGATCAGGTCTTCTAAATGGATCGTTTTTCCTTTCCATGTTGAGTAGCGATAATAATATAAAGCCATACCTACGATTTCTCCTTCAACTTCTGCAAAAAATGTATAAAACAGTGGATTCTCAGAAAAACCGTCTCTGATTAAATCCTCCACTGTAACCACAACTGCTTCCGGCTCTTTTTCAAAAATGGCTAATTCTTTGATCAGTTCCAAAGCTGCCGGCATATCTTCTTTTGTTCCTTTGCGTATAATCATTTTTTATTAATTCTCTATTTTCTGATAAAATGAAAGTGCAAAAATAATAGCTTGAAAAACAAGTTTGTAATTTTTTTAATCATATCACAAAAAAACCGATATTTGTGCCATTAACACAACTACATCGATTTCGACATGGAAGAAAGAAATACCACCTTAGGTGAGTTTATCATTGAAAATCAAAACTCATTTCAATATTCGACCGGCGAACTGTCACGCATCATTAATTCAATCCGTTTAGCGGCTAAAGTAGTAAACTACAAAGTAAACAAAGCCGGATTAGTTGATATTGTAGGTGCTGCCGGCGAACAAAATATTCAAGGAGAGGATCAGCAAAAACTGGATGTTTTTGCCAATGAAACTTTTATCCAGACATTGACAAACAGAGAAATCGTATGCGGAATCGCTTCTGAAGAAAATGATGATTATATCACGGTAGCAGGTGCAGATAACAACCATAACAATAAATATGTTGTTTTAATGGATCCTCTGGACGGTTCATCTAACATTGATGTAAACGTTTCTGTCGGAACTATTTTTTCTGTTTTCAGAAGAGTTACCCCTGTTGGTAGCCCTGTTCAACCGGAAGATTTTTTACAACCGGGTGTAAATCAGGTAGCTGCAGGTTATGTGATCTATGGTACTTCTACCATGCTTGTTTATACTACCGGACATGGCGTTAACGGATTCACTTTAAATCCGGCTATCGGAACCTTTTACCTTTCGCATCCTAATATGAGATATTCTGAAGACGGAAACATTTATTCCATAAATGAAGGGAATTATGTTCATTTTCCGCAAGGTGTAAAAGATTATATTAAATATTGTCAGAAAGAAGAAGGTGACCGACCTTATACTTCTCGTTATATCGGAAGTTTGGTTTCTGATTTTCATCGTAACATGATCAAAGGCGGTATTTATATTTATCCGACGAGTTCTAAGGCTCCTAAAGGAAAACTGCGTTTGTTATATGAATGCAATCCGATGGCTTTTTTAGCGGAACAGGCAGGCGGAAAAGCTTCTGACGGATTCAGCCGAATTATGGAAATTCAGCCGACAGAATTACACCAGAGAGTTCCGTTCTTTTGCGGAAGTAAAAATATGGTAGAAAAAGCTGAAGAGTTTATGAAAAACGCTCAATAATAAAAAAGCTCCCTAATTAGGGAGCTTTTTTATTTTATCTGTTCATGTTCTGCATTTCGTAAATAAAAGTATCTAAATCCACGTTTAATTGTACCAGAGATAAAGCTTTATCAACAATATACTGAATATTTCCCGGTGTAAAACCTAAAGCCACACCAAAACGTCTTAGTAATTCGTGTTGACTCTCTCCCAATTCATGATCTGCATATACCATTCTGGCCAGATCATACAAACGCTCTAACCTTCTGGTATGCAACAACGGAGGGTTTACCGGATATTTTGTCGGGTTCTCTAAAATCTCTTCGTACTCTTGTTCTGAGATTTCTAATTTAATTGCTAATTTATCCAAGAACTTTTGCTCTTCTTCTGAAATTTTCCCATCCGCAAGAGCCACTCTTACAATGGCAGAAAAATGACCTTTGTTTCTGTTACGGAATCCACTATCGAATAAATCTGAAATTGACATCTGTTAAATTTTTAGTTTCGCAAACATACGTAAATTTACGATTTTTATAAAATAAATACTATCCTTTTACTAAAAGAAAACTTCCTTGAAGTTTCTCTTTTTTAATGAAAAAGATTAAGTAAAAAAGCTTTGTATTATTTTAACCGCGTTTGTGTATCTTTACGATTTAAAAGTTTATTATTTTTAGATAATTAATTTCGTATGTCAGAATTTTGGCCGTACTTTAAAATAGGACTTACTCACGTATTAAATATACATGCCTATGATCATGTATTATTTTTAACTGCATTAATGATCCCTTATACTTTTAAGGACTGGAAACGTGTGCTGATCTTAGTTTCCTTATTTACATTAGGACACACATTGTCTTTGTTCCTTGCCGTATTCGGTATTGTCAGCGTAAATCCGTTATATGTAGAGTTTTTAATTCCCATAACCATTTTAGCAACCGCTGTTTTTCATTTATTTACAGCCGGAAAATCTGCTAAGACTGAAAGCATTTCTTTTGTTTCTATTGTAACTTTGTTTTTCGGAATTATACACGGCTTAGGCTTTTCTAACTATTTTAAAGCAATTTTACCGGGCAGTGCTTCCGATAAACTATTGCCTTTATTAGAATTTGCTTTAGGCATTGAAGCCGCACAAATCATTGTTGTTCTAATTGTTCTGATTCTGGCTTACGTTGTACAAACATTTTTCCGTTTTTCAAAAAGAGACTGGGCCTTGGTAATGTCTGCATTTATAATGGGAGTAGTAGTTCCTATGATCATTGAAAACGAAATCTGGAAAAGATAAAAATTTATGTCTCAAAAAAGATCCAAATACGATAAAGCCTACTTGCGCATTGCTAAAGAGTGGGGACAATTATCTTATTGTAAAAGAAAACAGGTTGGTGCCATCATTGTAAAAGACAGAATGATCATTTCTGACGGTTATAACGGAACTCCTTCCGGTTTTGAAAATTGTTGTGAAGATGAAGTTGGTCTAACTAAATGGTATGTGTTACATGCAGAAGCCAATGCTATTCTGAAAGTGGCTCGTTCTACACAATCCTGTGAAGGTGCTACACTTTATATTACATTATCGCCTTGCAAAGATTGCAGTAAACTGATTCATCAAGCCGGCATTAAAAGAGTAGTTTACCATCAGGAATACAAAGACTGTTCCGGAATAGATTTTCTTAAAAAAGCCGGGGTAGAAGTAGAATTAATAGAAGAACTCTCATAAAAGACAAAGCATTGAAGCCAAATAAAATTTACTTCCCGTTATTCTTATCAGCAGCAGTAGCTCTGGGTTTACTCTTAGGAAGTAAACTGT
Proteins encoded in this window:
- a CDS encoding aspartate kinase, with the translated sequence MRIFKFGGASVKDAEGVKNVASVLEKVGHQNTLLVISAMGKTTNALEVVIKNYFEKSNDLNASIQEVRKYHNQILIDLFEDEEHNVFFAVNSLFNDLEYFIRSNKSPNYNFVYDQVVSFGEIVSTTIVSYYFNEKGLTNIWLDVRNFIKTDVTYRDANVDWEETQKLIQEGVDKNKLYITQGFLGSDSNNFTTTLGREGSDYTAAIFAYCLNAESVSIWKDVPGVLNADPRYFENAVLLNQISYREAIELAFYGATVIHPKTLQPLQRKEIPLYVKSFLNPLLPGTSVSKGADLEPQTSCFIVKKNQLLLSLSSLDFSFIMEENISEIFALFHQYKMKVNLIQNSAISFSVCIEDKFNNFEELRNHLAKKFKVSFNENVSLYTIRHFNEKSAATVETGKTVLLKQISRETLQIVTKE
- a CDS encoding GNAT family N-acetyltransferase: MIIRKGTKEDMPAALELIKELAIFEKEPEAVVVTVEDLIRDGFSENPLFYTFFAEVEGEIVGMALYYYRYSTWKGKTIHLEDLIVKEKMRGTGAGSALYQKIMEQGEKEGVRRIEWNVLDWNINAINFYEKSGAEILSDWRVVQMDEEGIKRFVAKLN
- the fbp gene encoding class 1 fructose-bisphosphatase — translated: MEERNTTLGEFIIENQNSFQYSTGELSRIINSIRLAAKVVNYKVNKAGLVDIVGAAGEQNIQGEDQQKLDVFANETFIQTLTNREIVCGIASEENDDYITVAGADNNHNNKYVVLMDPLDGSSNIDVNVSVGTIFSVFRRVTPVGSPVQPEDFLQPGVNQVAAGYVIYGTSTMLVYTTGHGVNGFTLNPAIGTFYLSHPNMRYSEDGNIYSINEGNYVHFPQGVKDYIKYCQKEEGDRPYTSRYIGSLVSDFHRNMIKGGIYIYPTSSKAPKGKLRLLYECNPMAFLAEQAGGKASDGFSRIMEIQPTELHQRVPFFCGSKNMVEKAEEFMKNAQ
- a CDS encoding tellurite resistance TerB family protein, which produces MSISDLFDSGFRNRNKGHFSAIVRVALADGKISEEEQKFLDKLAIKLEISEQEYEEILENPTKYPVNPPLLHTRRLERLYDLARMVYADHELGESQHELLRRFGVALGFTPGNIQYIVDKALSLVQLNVDLDTFIYEMQNMNR
- a CDS encoding HupE/UreJ family protein; amino-acid sequence: MSEFWPYFKIGLTHVLNIHAYDHVLFLTALMIPYTFKDWKRVLILVSLFTLGHTLSLFLAVFGIVSVNPLYVEFLIPITILATAVFHLFTAGKSAKTESISFVSIVTLFFGIIHGLGFSNYFKAILPGSASDKLLPLLEFALGIEAAQIIVVLIVLILAYVVQTFFRFSKRDWALVMSAFIMGVVVPMIIENEIWKR
- a CDS encoding deoxycytidylate deaminase, with translation MSQKRSKYDKAYLRIAKEWGQLSYCKRKQVGAIIVKDRMIISDGYNGTPSGFENCCEDEVGLTKWYVLHAEANAILKVARSTQSCEGATLYITLSPCKDCSKLIHQAGIKRVVYHQEYKDCSGIDFLKKAGVEVELIEELS